A single region of the Magnetococcales bacterium genome encodes:
- a CDS encoding Gfo/Idh/MocA family oxidoreductase produces MSGTMETGLWQGRVAVLGLGSIGMRHSRNLKALGVVDLVGMDPDAGRRDRFVEEIGGRCYDRLDEACLAGVGLVVVASPNRFHLEQSLFCARQGCHQLIEKPLGTDLEAARRLEGEITSRGLFAHVGSNWKFHPALQTLHDLLGRGAVGRVTGMQVLTGQWLPDWHPWEDYRHGYSARADLQGGVVFDSHELDYVTWLLGPVKRLHGMVHHSGSLEISTEDVAVVALQVESGALATIHMDYIQREYRRRYHISGDQGTLEWDMRTGEVRLFDARERKESLFPVHEADLNLMYLRQTRHVLEAMACGGAPVTPVSHAVRVLECQLAVRNDSVMS; encoded by the coding sequence ATGAGTGGCACCATGGAAACGGGACTTTGGCAGGGACGGGTGGCTGTACTGGGGCTTGGCTCCATCGGGATGCGTCACAGTCGGAATCTCAAAGCGCTGGGGGTTGTCGATCTGGTCGGCATGGACCCTGATGCGGGACGCCGCGATCGATTTGTCGAAGAGATCGGCGGCCGGTGCTACGATCGGCTGGATGAAGCCTGCCTGGCCGGAGTGGGCCTGGTCGTGGTGGCCAGTCCGAATCGTTTTCATCTGGAACAGTCCCTTTTTTGTGCCCGGCAGGGTTGCCATCAGTTGATCGAAAAACCTCTGGGCACGGACCTGGAAGCAGCCAGGCGGTTGGAAGGGGAGATCACCTCCCGAGGGCTCTTTGCCCATGTCGGCTCCAACTGGAAGTTCCATCCGGCTTTGCAGACCCTGCACGATCTGCTTGGTCGTGGCGCTGTCGGGCGGGTGACCGGGATGCAGGTCTTGACCGGCCAGTGGTTGCCGGACTGGCACCCGTGGGAAGATTATCGCCACGGCTATTCCGCCCGTGCCGACCTTCAGGGGGGGGTGGTCTTCGACTCCCACGAACTGGACTATGTCACCTGGCTTTTGGGGCCCGTGAAACGGCTCCACGGTATGGTGCATCACAGCGGCTCTCTGGAAATCAGCACCGAAGATGTGGCGGTGGTTGCCTTGCAGGTTGAGTCGGGGGCGCTGGCCACGATTCACATGGACTACATTCAGCGGGAGTATCGCCGCCGTTATCACATCTCCGGAGATCAAGGCACCCTGGAATGGGATATGCGTACCGGTGAAGTACGTCTTTTCGATGCGCGGGAGCGCAAGGAGAGCCTGTTTCCCGTGCATGAAGCCGATTTGAACCTCATGTATCTGCGGCAGACCCGGCATGTTCTGGAAGCGATGGCTTGCGGAGGTGCGCCCGTTACGCCGGTTTCCCATGCGGTCCGGGTTCTGGAGTGCCAGTTGGCCGTACGCAACGACTCAGTCATGAGTTGA